Proteins encoded by one window of Paraburkholderia sabiae:
- a CDS encoding transposase, with protein sequence MAKKKFSRNWKKANARVQNIHTDIADARKGFLHTASATIGKNHALVCIEGLQTLNMSKSASGTIEAPGKNVRAKARLNRSILDQRGRESLAPT encoded by the coding sequence ATGGCGAAGAAGAAGTTCAGCCGGAACTGGAAGAAGGCCAATGCCCGCGTCCAGAACATTCACACTGACATCGCGGACGCCCGCAAAGGCTTCCTGCACACAGCTTCTGCAACGATTGGCAAAAACCACGCGCTCGTATGTATCGAAGGCCTGCAGACGCTCAACATGAGCAAGTCGGCAAGCGGTACCATTGAGGCGCCAGGCAAGAATGTCCGGGCAAAGGCCAGGCTCAATAGGTCAATTCTCGACCAACGCGGGCGCGAATCCCTGGCGCCAACTTGA
- a CDS encoding transposase: protein MLLAVPAHNTSRTCPRCAHVAKENLKIQARLACMSCGYENHGDVVGVINVTGR from the coding sequence ATGCTGCTCGCGGTACCGGCGCACAACACGAGCCGCACGTGCCCGCGCTGCGCACACGTGGCAAAAGAGAACCTGAAGATTCAAGCCCGGCTGGCGTGTATGTCGTGCGGATATGAGAATCACGGCGACGTCGTCGGTGTAATCAATGTTACAGGGCGCTGA
- a CDS encoding type 1 glutamine amidotransferase family protein: MESDKRWSLQWSKSNWALTRTDILVFEGFALPEVALVIEIFHKANALIASLPESPPPYEVTLLSAAGGRVASSSSVLVWTEHLDCRRRKDDKRLVFIAGGSGARDACKEQRMVEWLSRQHSSSELIQPIAEGRCVLEAAGLSTTEPSSCGDTSVRETNTSLTQPLPHYESSNKTLAQVSPS, translated from the coding sequence ATGGAATCAGACAAACGTTGGTCGCTGCAGTGGAGCAAGTCCAATTGGGCGCTAACGCGTACCGACATCCTGGTATTCGAGGGCTTTGCGCTGCCGGAAGTTGCATTGGTTATTGAAATATTCCATAAAGCGAACGCTCTAATCGCGAGCCTCCCGGAAAGCCCTCCACCCTACGAAGTCACGTTGCTTTCAGCTGCGGGCGGACGCGTTGCGAGTTCGTCATCAGTCTTGGTGTGGACAGAACACTTAGACTGCCGCCGCCGCAAGGACGATAAGCGATTGGTCTTCATCGCGGGCGGATCCGGAGCACGCGACGCATGTAAGGAGCAGCGCATGGTCGAATGGCTATCTCGGCAGCATTCGTCCAGTGAACTGATTCAGCCGATTGCGGAGGGACGATGTGTGTTGGAGGCGGCCGGCCTCTCGACTACGGAGCCATCCTCCTGTGGCGACACATCGGTCCGCGAAACAAACACTTCTCTGACGCAGCCCTTGCCGCATTACGAATCGTCGAACAAGACCTTGGCACAAGTATCGCCAAGCTGA
- a CDS encoding helix-turn-helix domain-containing protein produces MDANIASPISIDAVADAAAMSQRNFLRRFRKETGMTPSDYLLRARLNLCCRLLVETRLPVDKIARRCGFSGGAQLAKLFRKSLSTTPTAYREALKAPPVGKSSSGGT; encoded by the coding sequence ATGGACGCAAACATCGCGTCCCCGATCTCCATCGACGCCGTAGCGGACGCCGCGGCAATGAGCCAGCGCAACTTTCTGCGCCGGTTCAGGAAAGAGACAGGCATGACGCCGTCCGACTATTTGCTGCGCGCGCGGCTCAACCTCTGCTGCAGGTTGCTCGTGGAGACGCGTTTGCCCGTTGACAAGATCGCGCGTCGCTGTGGCTTTAGCGGTGGCGCACAATTGGCGAAGCTCTTCCGAAAGTCTTTATCAACCACGCCGACAGCATACCGTGAGGCGCTGAAGGCACCTCCAGTGGGCAAGTCCTCCTCCGGCGGAACATAG
- a CDS encoding GlxA family transcriptional regulator: MEFARTMSPPNVLQSDAPSKMQNIKRIDIALFDGFALPDTAAVIEIFHKANALLVQRHDSLPRYEVSLLSTSGGRIASSSAVYVWTESVDSRRDERDIHRLFIAGGIGAHRALHDERLIPWLRRACQASRTVHPIAEGRLLYEATDSNESCDERTDRAGVGSREVAPRLYDESMRPVRAALDIVTKDLGAELAQSIAQSMAPQGDTSVDEFFQAKLNTNVSDKINASARWIEENVGRSVSMDHAAKVAAMSERNFLRRFKNEMGMTPSDYLLYARLNLSCRMLVETRLPVDKIARHCGIGSGGHLAKLFRKHLSTTPTDYRKRKEASCAVPGSCSKAKSINIDAGVMAMALYPGPTLALTSVHNRRKRRPLAVCQ; this comes from the coding sequence ATGGAGTTTGCTCGCACCATGTCGCCGCCGAACGTGCTTCAGTCAGACGCACCGTCGAAAATGCAAAATATCAAGCGAATAGACATAGCGCTATTCGATGGATTTGCGCTACCTGATACGGCTGCCGTCATAGAAATTTTCCATAAGGCTAACGCATTGCTCGTGCAGCGCCATGACTCACTGCCACGATACGAAGTCTCCCTGTTGTCGACTTCGGGCGGGCGTATTGCGAGCTCCTCTGCAGTGTATGTCTGGACGGAAAGCGTCGACTCACGTCGGGATGAACGCGACATCCATAGGCTATTCATCGCAGGTGGAATTGGCGCCCATCGCGCATTGCACGACGAGCGTCTAATCCCATGGTTGCGTCGGGCATGTCAGGCTTCCCGTACCGTTCACCCGATTGCCGAGGGACGCTTATTGTATGAGGCTACCGACTCAAACGAAAGCTGCGACGAACGAACCGACCGGGCTGGCGTCGGTAGCCGCGAGGTCGCACCTAGACTGTACGACGAAAGCATGAGACCGGTGCGCGCAGCTTTGGACATCGTCACCAAGGACTTGGGCGCGGAGTTGGCCCAAAGCATTGCCCAATCCATGGCGCCACAAGGCGATACATCTGTCGACGAATTCTTCCAAGCGAAGTTGAACACGAACGTCAGCGACAAGATCAACGCGTCCGCGCGATGGATTGAAGAGAACGTCGGTCGATCAGTCTCGATGGACCATGCAGCAAAGGTCGCGGCAATGAGCGAACGAAACTTTCTGAGACGTTTCAAGAACGAGATGGGGATGACCCCGTCCGACTATCTGCTATATGCGCGGCTGAATCTGAGCTGCCGGATGCTTGTAGAAACGCGTCTGCCCGTGGATAAGATTGCGCGCCACTGCGGGATTGGTAGCGGAGGACATCTTGCCAAGTTGTTCCGGAAGCATCTGTCGACGACACCTACCGATTATCGGAAACGCAAGGAAGCGTCGTGTGCTGTCCCTGGCAGCTGCAGCAAAGCAAAAAGCATCAACATCGATGCGGGCGTCATGGCGATGGCACTTTACCCCGGCCCGACGCTCGCTCTGACTTCGGTGCACAATCGTCGAAAGCGAAGGCCACTTGCTGTCTGCCAATAG